Proteins encoded in a region of the Ptychodera flava strain L36383 chromosome 4, AS_Pfla_20210202, whole genome shotgun sequence genome:
- the LOC139130376 gene encoding protein POLR1D-like isoform X1: MDDKELEKQALQEILLEAKRGKLRADEVGPSGWLKPKLPSTNKRFLQNTLFSTLSDRTRIRKNKELKRKREETQLRYESSASSSEDGSSSRDSMKGKHSKRKYDGEDAHGYSKRVENCASDNRDNVNDDMNEHCWNSSRHDKNNKKHKHKKRHKSHKKHRHKRSKSSSQRPRKHKRGSSSQS; the protein is encoded by the exons ATGGACGACAAAGAACTTGAAAA GCAGGCACTGCAGGAGATTCTTCTCGAAGCGAAACGAGGAAAACTGAGAGCTGATGAGGTTGGACCTTCAGGATG GCTAAAACCGAAACTGCCGTCAACCAACAAGAGGTTCCTGCAGAACACTCTGTTCAGTACTCTGAGCGACCGCACCAGGATAAGGAAAAACAAAGAACTGAAGCGGAAGAGAGAAGAGACACAGTTAAGATATGAATCTTCAGCATCATCATCAGAGGATGGTTCTTCCAGCAGGGATTCCATGAAAGGCAAACATTCTAAAAGAAAATATGATGGAGAAGATGCTCATGGATATTCTAAAAGAGTAGAAAACTGTGCAAGTGATAATCGTGACAATGTAAACGATGACATGAATGAACACTGTTGGAATTCATCAAGACATGATAAGaataataaaaaacacaaacacaagaaACGACACAAAAGCCACAAAAAGCATCGTCACAAACGAAGTAAGTCATCTTCTCAGAGGCCCAGAAAACACAAAAGAGGATCATCAAGCCAGTCTTAG
- the LOC139130376 gene encoding protein FAM133-like isoform X2, which produces MDDKELEKLKPKLPSTNKRFLQNTLFSTLSDRTRIRKNKELKRKREETQLRYESSASSSEDGSSSRDSMKGKHSKRKYDGEDAHGYSKRVENCASDNRDNVNDDMNEHCWNSSRHDKNNKKHKHKKRHKSHKKHRHKRSKSSSQRPRKHKRGSSSQS; this is translated from the exons ATGGACGACAAAGAACTTGAAAA GCTAAAACCGAAACTGCCGTCAACCAACAAGAGGTTCCTGCAGAACACTCTGTTCAGTACTCTGAGCGACCGCACCAGGATAAGGAAAAACAAAGAACTGAAGCGGAAGAGAGAAGAGACACAGTTAAGATATGAATCTTCAGCATCATCATCAGAGGATGGTTCTTCCAGCAGGGATTCCATGAAAGGCAAACATTCTAAAAGAAAATATGATGGAGAAGATGCTCATGGATATTCTAAAAGAGTAGAAAACTGTGCAAGTGATAATCGTGACAATGTAAACGATGACATGAATGAACACTGTTGGAATTCATCAAGACATGATAAGaataataaaaaacacaaacacaagaaACGACACAAAAGCCACAAAAAGCATCGTCACAAACGAAGTAAGTCATCTTCTCAGAGGCCCAGAAAACACAAAAGAGGATCATCAAGCCAGTCTTAG
- the LOC139130364 gene encoding uncharacterized protein, with protein sequence MMKLLKKVLICIAVSSLLSVVLMILYTGSDNKHLRKMSEPHWGALPSYIIRTFTSVKYQCHDRLLVKQSGMTMWEVCRDMDQGIVLDTSRYTDCRIFVSIMSPENKIDKNLISNFRAVFDRCEIIKLEVEEGKENLVKYLRDNIGQGDVELLKIDISGFLWSSFEDVLESGVLDNVKQLLLRVDMTDVEEDGVKELSTEKIEMTSFYRKNQLLENLQIVGFTLTSSNYIPSEKDEVGKAPCCYYGTWLQLGKKERKDSIDENTKVLNWQPDVRVLADGTNTTFQTPFVLQPLAVIPEEGKPDDWDGEVKRFLKYLRTNQMSCKESHHMGHDANDDGGWDVCFEPRIGLNSTTCLVYSIGIGDDWSFDEAMATYGCDVFAFDPSIHKPSHKHSERVWFYNFGLLDKNSDKHFGRSMISSNTQQWKVRTLEGLMAEMDHQNRKIDILKIDIEGAEWQSLYQMLERGTLQYVKQLVFEVHLWKPKPGREIADFQEKFSILKWLEEQGFRMWHWHENLCGDRVKLGYNYFFSETCCYELAWINTRYNDWWASEVS encoded by the exons ATGATGAAACTGCTGAAGAAGGTACTCATCTGCATTGCTGTTTCATCCCTGCTATCTGTGGTACTTATGATATTGTACACAG GGTCAGATAATAAACACCTTCGAAAGATGAGTGAGCCACACTGGGGTGCCTTACCTTCCTACATTATCAGAACTTTCACAAGTGTAAAATACCAATGCCATGACCGATTGCTGGTCAAACAGTCTGGCATGACCATGTGGGAAGTCTGCCGGGACATGGACCAAGGAATTGTCCTGGATACTTCAAGATATACTGACTGTCGAATCTTTGTATCAATTAT GTCACCGGAAAACAAGATTGACAAGAATTTAATCAGTAATTTTAGGGCAGTGTTTGATAGATGTGAAATCATCAAACTTGAAGTCGAAGAAGGGAAAGAGAACTTGGTGAAGTATCTTAGAGACAACATTGGGCAAGGAGAT GTTGAATTGTTAAAGATTGATATCAGTGGATTTCTTTGGTCCTCGTTTGAAGATGTCCTTGAATCGGGCGTCTTAGACAATGTCAAGCAGTTATTGTTGAGAGTAGACATGACTGATGTTGAAGAAGATGGTGTAAAAGAGCTGTCTACTGAAAAGATAGAGATGACAAGTTTTTATAGG AAAAATCAGCTCCTTGAAAATCTTCAAATAGTGGGCTTTACTTTGACGTCCTCAAATTACATTCCATCCGAGAAAGATGAAGTTGGAAAAGCACCCTGTTGTTACTATGGGACGTGGTTGCAG CTaggcaaaaaagaaagaaaagacagtatagatgaaaatacaaaagtaCTGAATTGGCAACCAGACGTACGCGTCTTGGCTGATGGAACCAACACT ACATTTCAGACTCCATTTGTGTTGCAACCATTAGCTGTCATTCCGGAGGAGGGGAAGCCAGATGACTGGGACGGTGAAGTAAAACGCTTCTTGAAATATCTCCGTACCAACCAGATGTCTTGTAAGGAAAGTCATCACATGGGACATGATGCCAATGATGATGGAGGATGGGATGTCTGTTTTGAACCCCGCATAGGATTAAATTCCACAACGTGCCTTGTGTATTCTATAGG aATTGGTGATGATTGGTCCTTTGATGAGGCgatggcaacttatggctgtgACGTATTTGCCTTTGATCCAAG CATTCACAAACCAAGCCATAAACACTCTGAAAGGGTCTGGTTTTACAACTTTGGTCTGCTGGACAAGAACTCCGATAAACATTTTGGTCGGAGCATGATCTCGTCAAACACACAGCAATGGAAAGTTCGGACTCTAGAGGGCCTCATGGCTGAAATGGACCACCAGAAT CGCAAGATTGATATTCTGAAAATTGACATAGAGGGCGCTGAGTGGCAGTCTCTGTATCAAATGCTGGAAAGAGGAACCTTGCAGTACGTGAAACAGCTTGTCTTTGAGGTTCATCTTTGGAAACCGAAGCCAGGAAGAGAGATTGCAGACTTCCAGGAAAAATTCAGCATTCTGAAATGGTTGGAAGAGCAGGGATTTCGAATGTGGCACTGGCACGAAAACCTCTGTGGTGACAGAGTCAAACTTGGATATAATTATTTCTTTTCGGAAACGTGTTGTTATGAGTTAGCGTGGATCAACACAAGATACAATGATTGGTGGGCAAGTGAAGTAAGTTGA